The following proteins come from a genomic window of Trinickia caryophylli:
- a CDS encoding DUF4148 domain-containing protein, whose amino-acid sequence MKTLACLAIAIGTLASPVLTFAQSNAPVTRAEVRADLVRIEQAGYNPAIGSDPHYPDDIQAAEAKVAAEQHPVTSDVGGSPANGASGSGMHVHTATRAPSACVGPVSFCDVYFGS is encoded by the coding sequence ATGAAAACGCTTGCCTGCCTCGCCATCGCTATCGGTACCCTCGCCAGCCCCGTCCTTACGTTCGCCCAAAGCAACGCACCCGTAACGCGCGCCGAAGTGCGCGCCGATCTGGTCCGCATCGAGCAAGCCGGCTACAACCCGGCAATCGGCAGCGATCCGCACTACCCCGACGATATCCAGGCCGCCGAGGCAAAAGTCGCGGCAGAGCAGCACCCGGTCACGAGCGATGTCGGCGGCTCACCGGCGAACGGGGCCTCGGGAAGCGGCATGCACGTTCACACCGCTACGCGCGCACCGTCGGCCTGCGTCGGGCCCGTGAGCTTCTGCGACGTCTACTTCGGCAGCTGA